In Candidatus Limnocylindrales bacterium, the sequence TAATGGTCGGAATAAGGGCCAGAAGCAGGAATAGAAAATAGGTTTTCAAAGAATATCCCCGTAAAGGAAGGTTAAGCCATACGCTTAGAAAAATTAAGAGGAGTGCAGAAGTTGTGTAGACAAGAAAAATATAAGTTAACAAGGAGAGTTGCTGCCTCAGTTTCCTTCCAAGCAGGAGATAGAAGGCCATCATTCCTGCACCGGCCAGGGCCAGGAAATCACCCCATAACCCGCCTTTTCCTGTAGAGTATCCCCCTGTACTTATCAAGATTCCACCTCCCAGGGTCATAACGATGCCCACAACTAACCGCCGAGAAACCCGCTCTTTCAAAATAAAATGGGAAATTATCCCAACAAAAATAGGACTGGTTGTAACCAATACCACGGATCTGGTGATGGAAGTATATTGTAGGGAGGTAATCCAGAGGGCAAAATGTAACCCTAAGAAAAATCCGGATAATAGAGAGAGAAGAACTTGCTCGAAGGATAACCGGTTTAACTCCTTAAAACGGGTTATAAGGGTAACAGGTAGTAAAATGATAGCGGCCAACCCCATTCGATATCCCGCAATAATTAAAGGAGGAACTTGTGAAGGAGGAATTTGAACAAGTCGAATTAATATGGCTGCAAAGGAAACGCTGACAATTCCCAAAAACAAACTCAGGTAAAGTTTTAATGGTGAGGGCCTCTGTTGCGTCATGGAATACCCTAAGTAAATCGAACAAGTTGATGAAAGTCAAGAAATTTAATAAGATATTCTTTCGTTCTTGACACTCAACAGGAAGTTTGATAGGGTGACCCTCAGATTTGCTTATGAAGGAACAACCGGAAAAAACCCTAAAGATAAAAGAGTTTTTAAAACAAGTTCCTCTTTTTACGGATCTGGAAGATGAGGAGATTGATCTGATCTACCAGGTTTCGCGGATTGTACACTATCCTCCGGACACCCTTATTCTTAGTGAAGATGAACCGGGTAATAGACTCTATGTCATCCTGACCGGAAGGGTCAAAATCGCCCTGTGGGGAGAAGAGGGGCAGGAAATCATTCTTTCAGTTTTAAAACAGGGAGAGTTTTTTGGAGAAATGTCCCTTTTGGATGAAGAACCCCGATCTGCCAATGTGGTTACCCTGGAAGATACCGAAACCATTAGCATCCAACGAAAAGATTTTACCGCTCAGATGAAAAAACACCCCGGGATACTTTTGAAAGTCGCCAGGGAACTTTGTAGAAGGTTACGAAATGCAGATAAAAAGATAGGAGATCTGGCCTTTCTCCAGGTGTATGGACGTGTTGCTCAGCTACTTATGCAACTTGCAAGCTCCCAGGGGATCGTGACCAAATATGGAATCCTCATCCCCAATATGCCAACTCATCGGGAAATAGCAGCCAATTTGGGAAGTTCTCGGGAGGCGGTGTCTCGAGTTTTGAGTGACATGAAAAAAAGAGGTCAAATTTCTACGTCAGGTCGGCAACTCATCCTCCATGAAAAACTCATGGACACTCTGGATTAATCTTTCAACCTATTTCTCCTTTCTTTTACGAGCTTTTAACCCTTCCTTTCTGGCAACAGTTTTGCTGAATAAAAAAACTTATACTCCCTTTACCTTTTTTAAACATCACCTTTTGTCGTCATAAACCCCAGGGGGGGTTGGTGTTGTTGGGTTAACAAAACTTAAGATCAAATTTTTAATTGTTGAGAGAGCTATTTCGTCTAAATTTTAGACATATTTAAAATATATTCTTCTGAAAGCCAGATTTTTACAGATCTGATAGGGACTTTAAACCAAATATCCTGAACCTCACTAAAATAAACCGTTAAACTGGTTTGACAGAAATTGTCCATGGTTAGAAGGAAAATTGTCACTTTTTGATTGTTATTTTTACCTACTTATCCAGTGTGTAGAATTTACTTAAAAAAAATCTATCAATCCAGGCCAATTCTTTTAGGGGTTGTAGGGTTTCTTTTAGGAGTCGTAACAGGGGTAACAGGGTTTTTAAAACCAGACTCGGTAGAAAGATATTCGCTCCCCCATCCCACGATTTCTGTAACGATCTTCATGGTGATTTGCTTCCTCTATGCGCTTATGGCCGGGTTGATTCATGGTCATAGTCGCCTGAAGCAGGTTTCGGCAAAAGTCTTAAAGGCTCAGGAAGAGGAGAGAAGGAGGCTTTCCAGGGAGCTTCATGATGGTATAGGACAATCCATGCTGGCTATTAAATTAAATCTTCAAATGATGGAAGAGAAGGTGAAGAAGGGGATTCCCATCGGGCGAGAGTCCCTGCAAGAGCTTATTCTGGAGATTTCTAATTCCATTGAAGAAATACGGCAGGTAGCTATGGACCTGAGACCTTCCATTTTAGAACACATAGATCTGATCAGTGCCCTGGAATGGTATGGAAAAAAATTTCAGGCAAAGTCAGGTATACAGGTAAAGATCTACGCCGAGGGTCCTATAGAAACTTCTCTTATGGTGAAAGACAATTTGTATCGGATTTATCAAGAAGCCCTTAGTAATATCCTTAAACATGCAAAGGCCAGTTTGGTAGAAACCACCCTTCAAGTCCGGGGGAAGATTTTATCTTTAAAGATTACAGATGATGGGAAAGGTTTTGAGGTGACCCGTTTACCGGGAACCCATCAAGGACTCGGGCTTTCTACGATCCAGGAGCGAACCGAACTTTTAGGGGGGATTTTTAAGGTAATGAGTTCAAAGGGGAAAGGGACGATGCTTTACCTTGAAATACCCTTTACCTAAACTCGTACGTGTTCAGGGGGTACCTTCTATGATTCGTGTTATTGTTGCCGATGATCATACCCTTTTCCGGCAAGGGTTGGTAGAACTACTTCATTCTACCAAGAGTGTGACGGTAATCGGAGAGGCCCGAAATGGCTCAGAAGCCTTAAATTTGATAACCCATATGCAACCTGACGTAGCCATCCTGGACATCTCGATGCCGAATCCCAATGGAATTGAGATTGCCAGGGAAGTCCATCGAGGGAATTTAAACACTAAAATCATCCTTCTCACCATGCACAAAGACCCTATTCTCCTCTCCCAGGCTTTAGACACCTGTGCTTCCGGTTATCTCCTTAAAGATAATACCTTGGAGGATCTGATCTATGCTCTAAAA encodes:
- a CDS encoding DMT family transporter, whose amino-acid sequence is MTQQRPSPLKLYLSLFLGIVSVSFAAILIRLVQIPPSQVPPLIIAGYRMGLAAIILLPVTLITRFKELNRLSFEQVLLSLLSGFFLGLHFALWITSLQYTSITRSVVLVTTSPIFVGIISHFILKERVSRRLVVGIVMTLGGGILISTGGYSTGKGGLWGDFLALAGAGMMAFYLLLGRKLRQQLSLLTYIFLVYTTSALLLIFLSVWLNLPLRGYSLKTYFLFLLLALIPTIIGHSSFNWSLKYLPAPVVSVSILGEPVGASLLAYLLLKEVPTWIEVLGGSCILMGIYISLGKR
- a CDS encoding response regulator transcription factor encodes the protein MIRVIVADDHTLFRQGLVELLHSTKSVTVIGEARNGSEALNLITHMQPDVAILDISMPNPNGIEIAREVHRGNLNTKIILLTMHKDPILLSQALDTCASGYLLKDNTLEDLIYALKAVTSGGRFISPSLAENILKIQQAPNMTLTQREREVLKWIAWGCSNKQIATKLFISVKTVETHRTRIMQKLNLHNTADLVRYAIQSGLIGSYTLFW
- a CDS encoding histidine kinase; the protein is MVICFLYALMAGLIHGHSRLKQVSAKVLKAQEEERRRLSRELHDGIGQSMLAIKLNLQMMEEKVKKGIPIGRESLQELILEISNSIEEIRQVAMDLRPSILEHIDLISALEWYGKKFQAKSGIQVKIYAEGPIETSLMVKDNLYRIYQEALSNILKHAKASLVETTLQVRGKILSLKITDDGKGFEVTRLPGTHQGLGLSTIQERTELLGGIFKVMSSKGKGTMLYLEIPFT
- a CDS encoding Crp/Fnr family transcriptional regulator, whose protein sequence is MKEQPEKTLKIKEFLKQVPLFTDLEDEEIDLIYQVSRIVHYPPDTLILSEDEPGNRLYVILTGRVKIALWGEEGQEIILSVLKQGEFFGEMSLLDEEPRSANVVTLEDTETISIQRKDFTAQMKKHPGILLKVARELCRRLRNADKKIGDLAFLQVYGRVAQLLMQLASSQGIVTKYGILIPNMPTHREIAANLGSSREAVSRVLSDMKKRGQISTSGRQLILHEKLMDTLD